In a genomic window of Streptomyces noursei ATCC 11455:
- a CDS encoding ABC transporter ATP-binding protein gives MTTTETDRPADGPDSDTTGDAAHRTGRPAADGRRPPDDAPDAFEADLLPTPKGASRALLGSLLAPHRGRVAAATAALLLQQAAAQASPLLVAYALDRVVPALRAGGRGPLVVLVTVAVLCAVAAGGLQWAFVRLSARAGQDVLLDLRGRIFRHSQALGLDFHERYTSGRLISRATTDVEALRELLEEGLQELVTVVLSALYVTVLLFWLDVGLGTSALLSAVPLALLVRSFQHRSQRAYRAKSTATAAVIVRFAETLNGIRPVLAFRRERANDAAFAALNSRHRRLNGDAILEMARYVVGSRAVANAALAAIVLWGAYRVATGGLALGVLAAATLYLRRLYDPLDRMGVFLNAYESAAASLEKIAGLLAQRPTVAEPTAPRALPPAAPDRPGREVAFHGVRFGYRTGGEVLPRFDLALAAGTTVAVVGATGAGKSTLARLLARFHDPTEGRVALDGVDLRELSGAELRREVVMVTQEAFLFSGTVADNIALGDPDADRARIERAARAIGAHDFIVALPEGYDTDVRRRGGRLSAGQRQLVGFARALLADPAVLILDEATSSLDIPGERAVQRAMGAVLRGRTALVIAHRLSTVESADRVLVMSDGRIVEDGAPAALIADGGRYAALHRAWRTSVS, from the coding sequence ATGACGACCACGGAGACCGACCGGCCGGCCGACGGCCCGGACAGCGACACCACCGGCGACGCCGCCCATCGCACCGGGCGACCCGCCGCGGACGGGCGGCGCCCACCGGACGACGCCCCGGACGCCTTCGAGGCGGATCTGCTGCCCACCCCGAAGGGCGCCTCCCGAGCCCTGTTGGGGTCGCTGCTGGCCCCGCACCGCGGCCGGGTGGCGGCCGCCACCGCCGCGCTGCTGCTCCAGCAGGCCGCCGCGCAGGCCAGCCCGCTGCTGGTGGCCTACGCCCTCGACCGGGTGGTGCCGGCCCTGCGGGCGGGCGGGCGCGGCCCGTTGGTCGTCCTGGTGACGGTGGCCGTGCTGTGCGCGGTGGCCGCCGGCGGCCTCCAGTGGGCCTTCGTCCGGCTCTCCGCCCGGGCCGGCCAGGACGTGCTGCTGGACCTGCGCGGCCGGATCTTCCGGCACTCCCAGGCACTCGGCCTGGACTTCCACGAGCGCTACACCTCCGGCCGGTTGATATCGCGCGCCACCACGGACGTCGAGGCGCTGCGCGAACTCCTCGAAGAGGGCCTCCAGGAACTGGTCACGGTCGTCCTCTCGGCGCTGTACGTCACCGTGCTGCTGTTCTGGCTGGACGTGGGCCTGGGCACCTCGGCGCTGCTCTCGGCGGTGCCGCTGGCGCTCCTGGTCCGCTCCTTCCAGCACCGCTCGCAGCGGGCGTACCGCGCCAAGTCCACCGCCACCGCGGCGGTCATCGTGCGGTTCGCGGAGACCCTCAACGGCATCCGGCCGGTGCTGGCGTTCCGCCGCGAGCGGGCCAACGACGCCGCCTTCGCCGCGCTGAACTCCCGCCACCGGCGGCTCAACGGCGACGCGATCCTGGAGATGGCGCGCTATGTCGTCGGCTCCCGCGCGGTGGCCAACGCCGCGCTGGCCGCGATCGTGCTGTGGGGCGCCTACCGCGTCGCCACCGGCGGGCTCGCCCTCGGCGTGCTGGCCGCCGCGACCCTCTACCTGCGCCGGCTGTACGACCCGCTCGACCGGATGGGCGTGTTCCTGAACGCCTACGAGTCCGCCGCCGCCTCCCTGGAGAAGATCGCCGGGCTGCTGGCCCAGCGGCCGACGGTCGCCGAGCCCACCGCTCCGCGTGCGCTGCCGCCCGCCGCCCCCGACCGCCCCGGCCGCGAAGTGGCCTTCCACGGCGTCCGCTTCGGGTACCGCACGGGCGGCGAGGTGCTGCCGCGCTTCGACCTCGCCCTGGCGGCCGGCACCACCGTCGCGGTGGTCGGCGCCACCGGGGCCGGCAAGTCCACCCTCGCCAGGCTGCTGGCCCGCTTCCACGACCCCACGGAGGGCCGGGTGGCGCTGGACGGGGTCGATCTGCGCGAGCTGTCCGGCGCGGAGCTGCGCCGCGAGGTGGTGATGGTCACCCAGGAGGCGTTCCTGTTCTCCGGCACGGTCGCCGACAACATCGCGCTGGGCGATCCGGATGCCGACCGCGCGCGGATCGAGCGGGCCGCGCGGGCGATCGGGGCGCACGACTTCATCGTCGCGCTCCCGGAGGGCTACGACACCGACGTCCGCAGGCGCGGCGGCCGGCTCTCCGCGGGCCAGCGTCAACTGGTGGGCTTCGCACGGGCGTTGCTGGCCGATCCGGCGGTGCTCATCCTGGACGAGGCGACCAGCTCGCTGGACATACCGGGCGAGCGGGCGGTGCAGCGGGCGATGGGTGCGGTGCTGCGCGGCCGGACGGCGCTGGTGATCGCGCACCGGCTGTCCACGGTGGAGTCCGCGGACCGGGTGCTGGTGATGTCCGACGGCCGGATCGTCGAGGACGGCGCCCCGGCCGCGCTGATCGCCGACGGCGGCCGGTACGCGGCTCTGCACCGGGCCTGGCGGACGAGTGTGTCCTGA